Proteins encoded within one genomic window of Anas platyrhynchos isolate ZD024472 breed Pekin duck chromosome 28, IASCAAS_PekinDuck_T2T, whole genome shotgun sequence:
- the ITGB3 gene encoding integrin beta-3 — translation MGKLRIALGILVLCAAGSWGGNICTTRGVNSCKQCLAVSPLCAWCSAKTMDQSSPRCDLLTNLLQNGCRQDFIEFPTSSVTIQEDRPLSDKGSGGSTTTQMRPQRIELKLRPDDSQIFQVQVRQVEDYPVDIYYLMDLSNSMKDDLRNIQNLGTTLANEMRKLTSNLRIGFGAFVDKPISPYMYISPPEALKNPCYEIGETCLPMFGYKHVLSLTDEVTRFNEEVRKQSVSRNRDAPEGGFDAIIQATVCDKKIGWRNDASHLLVFTTDAKTHIALDGRLAGIVQPNDAECHIGQDNFYSASTTLDYPSLGLMTEKLSQKNINLIFAVTDTVVGLYQNYSELIPGTTVGTLSGDSSNVLQLIVDSYGKIRSKVELEVRDLPEELSLSFNATCLNDEVIPGLKSCMGLKIGDTVSFSIEAKVRGCPQERQKSFTIKPVGFKDSLVVVVNFNCSCSCESQAETNSSFCSGGNGSLECGVCRCNPGRLGSHCECSEEEYNPSQQDNCSPRPGQPHCSQRGECICGQCVCHSSDFGKVTGKYCECDDFSCVRFKGQMCSGHGTCKCGDCVCNSDWTGDYCNCTTRTDTCMSSNGLVCSGHGSCVCGKCDCTQPGSYGDTCEKCPTCPDACTIKKDCVECKKFERGELVEQQSCSRMCRDEIETVQELGDRGKDAVNCTYKDENDCVVRFQYFEDSSGKSILYVIEEPDCPKGPDILVVLLSVMGAILLIGLAALLIWKLLITIHDRREFARFEEEKARAKWDTANNPLYKEATSTFTNITYRGNM, via the exons GGGGTAACATCTGCACCACTCGAGGGGTGAACTCCTGCAAGCAGTGCCTGGCCGTGAGCCCCCTCTGTGCCTGGTGCTCTGCAAAG ACCATGGACCAGTCGTCCCCACGCTGTGACCTGCTCACCAACCTCCTGCAGAACGGCTGCAGGCAGGACTTTATCGAGTTCCCCACCAGCAGCGTCACCATCCAGGAGGACCGACCGCTCAGCGACAAGGGCTCAGGGGGCTCCACCACCACCCAGATGAGACCCCAGAGAATAGAGCTGAAGTTGCGGCCGG ATGACTCCCAGATCTTCCAAGTCCAAGTGCGTCAAGTGGAAGACTATCCTGTGGACATCTACTACCTGATGGACCTGTCCAACTCCATGAAGGACGATCTGAGGAACATCCAGAACCTGGGCACCACGCTGGCCAACGAGATGCGCAAGCTCACCAGCAATCTGCGCATCGGTTTTGGGGCCTTTGTGGACAAGCCCATTTCCCCCTACATGTATATCTCTCCTCCAGAAGCCCTCAAAAACCCTTGCTATGA GATTGGGGAAACGTGCCTGCCTATGTTTGGCTACAAGCACGTCCTGTCGCTCACGGACGAGGTGACGCGCTTCAACGAGGAGGTGCGCAAGCAGAGCGTCTCACGGAACCGCGACGCGCCCGAGGGCGGCTTCGATGCCATCATCCAGGCCACCGTGTGCGAT aaaaagatcGGCTGGAGGAATGATGCTTCCCACCTGCTCGTCTTCACCACGGACGCCAAGACCCACATTGCACTGGACGGGAGGCTGGCCGGCATCGTGCAGCCCAACGACGCCGAGTGCCACATCGGCCAGGACAACTTCTACTCAGCCTCCACCACACTG gacTACCCCTCTCTGGGCCTGATGACTGAGAAACTCTCGCAGAAGAACATCAACTTGATCTTCGCTGTGACGGACACAGTTGTTGGCCTCTACCAG AACTACAGTGAGCTGATCCCAGGAACCACCGTGGGCACCTTGTCGGGAGACTCCAGCAACGTCCTGCAGCTCATAGTGGACTCCTATGGG AAAATCCGCTCCAAGGTGGAGCTGGAGGTGCGCGACCTCCCCGAAGAGCTGTCCCTGTCCTTCAATGCCACCTGCCTCAACGACGAGGTCATCCCTGGGCTCAAGTCCTGCATGGGGCTCAAGATCGGGGACACG GTGAGCTTCAGCATCGAGGCCAAGGTGCGAGGGTGCCCGCAAGAGCGCCAGAAATCCTTCACCATCAAACCCGTGGGCTTCAAGGAcagcctggtggtggtggtgaacttcaactgcagctgctcctgcGAGAGCCAGGCTGAGACcaacagctccttctgcagcGGAGGCAACGGCAGCCTCGAGTGCGGCGTCTGCCGCTGCAACCCCGGGCGCCTGGGCTCGCACTGCGAGTGCTCGGAGGAGGAGTACAACCCCTCGCAGCAGGACAACTGCAGCCCCCGGCCGGGCCAGCCTCACTGCAGCCAGCGCGGGGAGTGCATCTGCGGGCAGTGCGTCTGCCACAGCAGCGATTTCGGCAAGGTGACGGGCAAGTACTGCGAGTGCGACGACTTCTCCTGCGTCCGCTTCAAGGGCCAGATGTGCTCGG GCCACGGGACGTGCAAATGCGGGGACTGCGTGTGCAACTCGGACTGGACCGGAGACTACTGCAACTGCACCACGCGCACGGACACCTGCATGTCCAGCAACGGGCTGGTGTGCAGCGGCCACGGCTCCTGCGTCTGCGGCAAATGTGACTGCACCCAGCCTGGCTCCTATGGGGACACCTGCGAGAAGTGCCCCACGTGCCCGGATGCCTGCACCATCAAAAA ggacTGCGTGGAGTGCAAGAAGTTCGAGCGGGGCGAGCTGGTGGAGCAGCAGTCCTGCAGCCGTATGTGCCGCGATGAGATCGAGACAGTGCAGGAGCTCG GGGACAGGGGCAAGGACGCTGTAAACTGCACCTACAAGGACGAGAACGACTGCGTGGTGCGCTTCCAGTACTTTGAGGACTCCAGCGGCAAGTCCATCCTCTACGTTATAGAGGAGCCAG ACTGCCCGAAGGGGCCAGACatcctggtggtgctgctgtcGGTGATGGGCGCCATCCTGCTCATCGGCCTGGCCGCCCTGCTCATCTGGAAGCTGCTCATCACCATCCACGACCGCCGGGAGTTCGCCCGCTTCGAGGAGGAGAAGGCCAGGGCCAAGTGGGACACG GCCAACAACCCGTTGTACAAAGAGGCCACGTCGACCTTCACCAACATCACGTACCGCGGGAACATGTAA